From the Streptomyces pluripotens genome, one window contains:
- a CDS encoding helix-turn-helix transcriptional regulator, producing MTFEAEQLGESGTELATLLRDLRRRAGLSGDRLAARCNMSQSKVSRIENGRTRPSLVDVEQILRALDAPPELVAEVSALARMANTEWRNLRELRRKGPVRGRRS from the coding sequence GTGACGTTCGAAGCTGAGCAGCTCGGCGAGTCTGGTACCGAACTCGCCACACTGCTGCGGGACTTGCGCAGGCGAGCCGGCCTCTCAGGGGACCGGCTTGCGGCGCGCTGCAACATGTCCCAGTCGAAGGTGTCTCGCATCGAGAACGGCCGGACACGGCCGTCCCTGGTGGACGTCGAGCAGATCTTGCGCGCGCTGGACGCTCCGCCGGAACTGGTCGCCGAGGTCTCCGCCCTCGCCAGGATGGCGAACACCGAGTGGCGGAACCTCCGAGAACTTCGGCGCAAGGGGCCTGTACGAGGCAGGCGGAGCTGA
- a CDS encoding DUF6879 family protein produces MLLDGDEWRATLRGFRTEAWRLETLPQYLVPQEAEELEAFRAGNRVDPHAYSSACTEDLKRLRGEGKSKGRVHVLTRPLSEYLRFEFSRYYAPHVLAGEDIRILDVTERENPLPDVEDFWMFDRSTVVLMRYEGDGTQTSRELYEGDPAPFVEWQRIAVAESVPFLEYAERVAE; encoded by the coding sequence GTGCTCTTGGATGGTGATGAGTGGCGGGCGACACTCCGCGGTTTCCGGACGGAAGCGTGGCGGCTGGAGACCCTGCCCCAGTACCTCGTACCGCAGGAGGCGGAAGAACTTGAAGCCTTCCGGGCAGGCAACCGCGTGGACCCGCACGCCTACTCGTCCGCCTGCACGGAAGACTTGAAGCGGCTGCGTGGCGAGGGTAAGAGCAAGGGGCGAGTGCACGTTCTGACTCGGCCGCTCTCCGAGTATCTGCGCTTCGAGTTCTCCCGGTACTACGCCCCGCACGTGCTCGCCGGGGAGGACATCCGCATCCTTGACGTGACCGAGCGAGAGAACCCGTTGCCGGATGTCGAGGACTTCTGGATGTTCGACCGCTCGACGGTCGTCCTGATGCGCTACGAGGGCGACGGCACACAGACCAGCCGAGAGCTGTACGAGGGTGACCCCGCGCCGTTCGTCGAGTGGCAGCGCATCGCAGTTGCCGAGTCGGTTCCCTTCCTGGAGTACGCGGAGCGCGTGGCGGAGTGA
- a CDS encoding ISAs1-like element IS1629 family transposase, translating to MFVPPSSPAVVPVSVAPRLEALGSDAARGHVRGLVAEFESVTDPRGACGVRYRVSSLLALVVCAMTPAGHDSITAAAEWCRRAAPEELAAFGLPYHPLLGRYRIPSEKTLRTVLGRLDPGEVSAAGYDHLRPLLSTASHSPEPLMPDGGIEREQRRAHRAAARAEPVRSRRRAIAVDGKCLRSAKRPDGSRVFVLSAVRHGDGITLASREIGAKTNEIPEFQPLLDQLDDADLKEAVVTADALHAQRDHATYLHERGAHYLLTIKNNQRGQARQLHALPWKEIPVIHRDDARGHGRHEQRLVQVVTVNGLLFPHAAQVLRIQRRRRLYGAKKWSSETVYAITDLPAEEASAAEIASWARGHWTVENIVHWCRDVTFNEDKSQVRTHNTPSVLAAVRDLIRGALKLAGYVNTAAGRRAHTERTLVLSLYGIT from the coding sequence GTGTTCGTTCCTCCATCATCCCCTGCCGTCGTTCCCGTCTCTGTGGCGCCCCGCTTGGAGGCCCTCGGCTCGGATGCCGCGCGAGGCCATGTCCGCGGCCTGGTTGCCGAGTTCGAGTCGGTCACCGATCCTCGCGGGGCGTGCGGGGTGCGCTACCGGGTCTCCTCGCTGCTGGCCCTGGTGGTCTGTGCGATGACCCCGGCGGGCCACGACTCCATCACCGCGGCGGCGGAGTGGTGCAGACGCGCCGCCCCCGAGGAACTGGCTGCCTTCGGTCTGCCCTACCATCCGTTGCTCGGCCGCTACCGGATCCCGAGCGAGAAGACCTTGCGCACCGTTCTGGGGCGGCTCGATCCCGGGGAGGTCAGCGCGGCCGGCTACGACCACCTGCGGCCCCTGCTCTCCACGGCGTCCCACTCTCCCGAGCCGCTCATGCCCGACGGCGGTATCGAACGCGAACAGCGCCGCGCCCACCGGGCGGCCGCCCGCGCCGAACCGGTGCGCTCCCGGCGCCGGGCCATCGCGGTGGACGGCAAGTGCCTGCGCAGTGCGAAACGCCCGGACGGCAGCCGGGTCTTCGTGCTCTCCGCCGTCCGGCACGGCGACGGCATCACCCTCGCCTCCCGCGAGATCGGCGCGAAGACCAACGAAATACCGGAGTTCCAACCCCTTCTCGACCAGCTCGACGACGCCGATCTCAAGGAGGCCGTCGTCACCGCCGACGCCCTCCACGCCCAACGCGACCACGCCACCTACCTGCACGAACGCGGCGCCCACTACCTGCTGACCATCAAGAACAACCAGCGCGGCCAAGCCCGTCAACTTCACGCCCTGCCCTGGAAGGAGATCCCCGTCATCCACCGTGACGACGCCCGCGGTCACGGCCGCCACGAACAGCGTCTCGTCCAGGTCGTCACCGTCAACGGCCTGCTATTCCCCCACGCGGCCCAGGTCCTGCGCATCCAGCGCAGACGCCGCCTCTACGGCGCGAAGAAGTGGTCCAGCGAGACCGTCTACGCCATCACCGACCTGCCCGCCGAGGAGGCGAGTGCCGCCGAGATCGCTTCATGGGCTCGCGGACACTGGACGGTGGAGAACATCGTCCACTGGTGTCGGGATGTGACCTTCAACGAGGACAAGTCCCAGGTCAGGACCCACAACACGCCCTCAGTCCTCGCCGCCGTCCGCGACCTGATCCGCGGTGCGCTCAAGCTTGCCGGGTACGTCAACACCGCCGCCGGACGCCGGGCCCACACCGAACGCACCCTCGTCCTCAGCCTCTACGGCATCACATGA
- a CDS encoding recombinase family protein, translating to MAQGWNTRGLLSPHGKEWRSSNLRMVLLKPRNAGIQTYSRWVEKPDGTRVRRTEETGPGNWEAIVSKGIFRALVRCLSDPERNTGGGGKRQALLSGVVRCSKCQAVVTQGWSRAPAFARIAPAWAG from the coding sequence ATGGCGCAGGGCTGGAACACGCGTGGGCTGCTATCGCCGCACGGCAAGGAGTGGCGCAGCTCGAACCTCCGGATGGTCCTCTTGAAGCCGAGGAACGCGGGAATCCAGACGTACTCGCGGTGGGTCGAGAAGCCGGACGGGACGCGCGTGCGGCGGACCGAGGAGACCGGCCCGGGCAACTGGGAGGCGATCGTCTCCAAGGGCATATTCCGTGCGCTGGTCCGCTGCCTGAGCGACCCCGAGCGCAACACGGGCGGCGGCGGCAAGCGCCAGGCCCTGCTGTCCGGCGTGGTCCGCTGCTCGAAGTGTCAGGCCGTCGTCACTCAAGGGTGGAGCAGGGCCCCGGCGTTTGCCCGGATCGCCCCGGCCTGGGCCGGTTGA